DNA from Fusarium falciforme chromosome 7, complete sequence:
TCCATGTATACTGCATAACCAAAGTCCTAGATCGTGCGCCACCATCCTTAAATTCCCAAATAGCTATAGGGCCCTCGTGCAATTTGCCGCAACTTATAAATCACTACATGGTTGTATCTCAGTGAGAATCGTCCGTGGATGTCATTCTCGCCTGTTTCATCGCCACTCCTCTCGTTTGATATCGAGTGGACATGTGGTTGAGTTTCCATCGCATAACTCCTCGGGGGCCGCAGGCTCCCTTACTTCCCCGGCAAACCAAGCCTCTTGACGCAGGCTGACATTGATCTGTGCAGCAGTCGTGGTGCAACGGGTCGCAGACAGCCTCTTCAGCAAATCGACACGTCTCGGGGTCGCAGCAGGAGTCTTCGACAGATTCACAGCTAGATGTGCCGCCGCAATCGCAGTCCTCGCCTTCTTTCAGGATCCCATTCCCACATTCTGCTGTGCTATTCGAGGTGGTCGGAACATCCTCCTCACTTAGGAGACAGTCGGTGTCAACGGACCCTTGACCCACCTTGGAGCAGATCTGTGTTATCGTGCAGGGCGAGAAAGCCTTCATGTCCGACTTGGGTGATGGGTTCATCAGATATTGGGCTCCGGCATCACACATCTTGCTGCTGAGCTGACAGCATGACTCGTCGTCGTAACATCCATCCGCCTTGCACATGGTGTTAGTACAATCATGTACAGCACCGAAGCTGTGAGAAATCTCGTGGGCTATGACTTTCCACTCGTATTGTGTTCGAACGACAATGTTAGTCGCAGCCATAATCATCCCGTCTTCGTTCTTAGAGTAGCGAAGCTCGCAGACCTGGCCTTGCCACGTCATCCCCACAGTCGATTCACTATTGCAAGCTGCCAGAAGAGTCCAAACGGCAGGTCTTATATCGCCGATGCCATGGTTGAATCTTGCTCTCCATTTGGAGAACAGACTTGGACGATCAGCAACATTCTCTTTCGAAGTACAGCCCAGATTCCAGAGGGAAGAGTCAGGAGCTTCGACGGGGCAGTGTCGGTTGCTGATTGTGAGGTTAACGACTCTGAGAGCGATATTTAAGGTGTCCTCGTATACTTGGGATAATGTGTTGATCTGATTCAGGATGTTGGACTGGACATCAGCCAGGCTGTCGAACTCAGCTGTGTAGGAACAGTCAGTAGCGATGCCAAGCATGGCAACTTTCGTTTGCTTTGGGCAGCCCTCTGTTTCCTCCGCCTCGTTGACAGCGTCCCGTGGATCATAGTCTTGTGTATGTCGATGTCAACTCGATAGAAGCTGCCCTTCACCCGAATGCCCGAACCCCAAGTCGCCACTAATAGAGCACGATACTCCTCGTCCAATCAGTTTACCGCTGGTGGTATGTACAGGACTGTCGAAGCTTTTTCGTACAACCAAGCGAGCTCTCTTTTGATCTATGATGCCTCGTCTTGTAAGATGAGCAGGGTCTACCTCAATGTGATATATGTCCCCATCGACCTGGAAAGCGCCCTGGAAAATGTCGCGGTTCGTATCAGGCTGCATGACCCTTGCCCATGCAGTTCTTCTCCAGCCTGGAGGTCCATTCTCTGAAATATGTGCTGATCCTTTGAAAGCTCGATTGCCATGCTCTGGCCTAGAAACTCGCGCTTCTCCCCTCGGGTTGAGAATAGTGACGGAAGTGAGCAAGGCCGATAGTTCATCGTTGGGCATCAAGACGAGTCGGATACTATGTTTAGTGTCTTTTAATTCCAACTCAAGTCTCATACCCAGCGAGATTTGTGCATTCTATGCACCCTGGATAACCTCATGGCTTTCGATCCGGGTGTAGTCCTGCGATAACCTGAATTGTCCAACGAAATTAATTCACAATAGTATCCGACTGTCGCCACCCGCAACCACGGCCCTCCATTATGGCTATCCCAGTCATAAGCTACGCCACGGTTACTGTTTACAAATAATCTTCGGGCTCATTTCCCAAAGTAGTCTAGAGAGCCGTAGTTGGTATTGCCTGgcttaaacttattattaagagctaagcTATGTTTGTAAATGATATAACGTTATTATCAGATCCCGGGGTACACTTAAAGCCCGGTGGTTTATCAgcagttaatatataactttccAAAGCTAGACCCTCTCTTTAACTTAGATCTCTATTGTTCTCCAACCTACCTCTACTTCGTAAACACATTCCGGTTACCATGAAGGAAGCTATAGTTGCTCCCAACACTACAGTCAAAGTCATCGACTCACCCATCCCAGAGCCTGGGCCAAGCGAGATCCTAATCAAGGTAGTCGTTTCTGGTATGATGAACCCATGCTCCTATCTacttttcttcctcatctgTGGCGTTATTCCTAACTTTTACGCAAGGCACAAATCCCAAAGATTGGAAAGTACCATTTTGGAGCAATACATCTTCCAACTCTGGTGATGACATAGCGGGCATCGTCGCTTCTCTTGGACCCGGTGTGCGCGGGTTCCATAAGGGTGACCGCGTTGCTGCAATGCACGTCGGACTTGCAAGCTTCGGATCGTTCGCTGAATACGCGATCGCCCCTGAGCACACTGTATTCCCTATTCCTGAGTCTATCAAGTTCGAGGAGGCAGCCACAGTTCCGTTTGCGGCTTACACGGCTGCAGTCGCCTTGACTCGCACCCTCGAGTTCCCGTCTCCTTGGGACCGACCAGCAACTTCCAGCAGACCTCTGATCATTTATGGCGCAAGCACTGCTGTAGGTGCATTTGCAATCAAGCTGGCCCGGGCAGCAGGTGTTCATCCCATCATTGCCGTCGGTAGCCAAAACAGCAAGTCCGTTGTTCCTCTTTTGAACGAAGGAAACAAGTTCGTAGACTATACCACCTACAAGACGGATGAAGAACTCgcagaggccatcaacaGAGCTGCTTCGGAGGCTGGCGTTTCGGCCGGACAGATACACGACGTTTTTGACACCGTTTCCACTGAGAGAACCATTGCCTTGCTTGGTAAAGTCGTCGAAACAGCTGTGGGTCGAGAGCCAAAGCTGGCTCTTGTCCTCCCTTCCGCCGACTCAGTCAGCGTCGATTCGAGGGTGCAAGTGTTGCCAATAAACGTTGGCATTGTACATGGAGCCAGCGAAAATGATCAGTTGTTTGGTTTAGTATGGGGACAGGCTTTCGCGCGGGGTCTCGCAGAAGGCTGGTTGACACCGCACCCCTATGAGCTCGTTCAGGGTGGACTTGGTGGACTTGAAGGAGCATTGAAGGATTTAAAAGAAGGCCGGGTGcgagggaagaagatggtgatTAGGATCTTGGAAACTAAAGATATCGTCTGATTAGAGGAGATTGTATAGTAATCTCTTTGTTGAAGGACGTGTGAGTTAAACCGAAACTCTAATAGCAGCTCGCCTCTGATACCTCTGAGAAGGCAGTGACGCCTCTACGTCTACGTTCCAATTACTTTTGCTCAGGAGCGTCACCACTGTGATACCCTGCTCCCATGGGGTCAATCTGACTTCATAGTAGCAGGTACTGTTCTAGTACTCCACATTTGAGCTTTTCTACACTTCTTGAGTTAATAGGTGGAAAGTTTGCACCTCGAAAGTTGGTTTAGTAGGGCTGGGCCAAGGGGAAGCTAAGTAAGGATAAATGTACCTTCAGACTCCGACGACTTGATCCCCTGAGTTGACGTTTAATGACTGCAAAATGCCAAACGGTGGCTGCTTATAAAGATCTACCTCTATGACCCAAATGACCCATAATTATGGCGAGGTATACAATCAAGTTTATTAGGCTTGATATGGGATTATTTCAATGAGATATCCGTCCGGATCTTCTACAAACGGCACTGCTACGGCAGCCGTCCATAACGACCGGTCCAACCCCTTGTCCGGGGTCTCGCAACCCAGAAACGTAGCCGCCACCTCTGAACCCTGAGCCACTCCAGCTTCCTTGAGTACTTTGACGTTCTTGCTTCTGATATATTCCATAGCTATCTTCATATCTGGAACGCCAAACGCCAGCTTGACGATACGGGAGTCGGGATAGTCGTTCGATCTAGCAATCGTAGTGTTTGAGTTCTAATGATACGGTGAGTCATTAGCATTGCCGATCGCAGAAACACACTTTCCAAGGGTAACCTTGCTTTTGCACAGACGAGTTCAAGTACGCCTTCCCGGGCGAACAGAGGAGTTTCAGGAGCCACCGAATCTGGATACCCAACGAAGGCAATTGTAACAGTGTCCAAGGGCATTCGACCTAACTCCTTCATGCCGAATATTCCTGAATAGAAGGCGATCGACCGGTCAATATCTGCAACTCTGAGACCGACATGCGTCAGCCTAAATCCCTTTGTTGGGCCCTCAGATGTCATCGTTGCAAAATTGGTGGGTTTTGGAATAAGATAATGATACAGTCATGTCGACTGATGTATGAATCCAAGTCATAGCCTTAGCCCTCTTATTCGGTTCATTTATAGAGGGAGGTCTGGAAAGTTCTGACTCAAGGAAGAGTACGGTCTTC
Protein-coding regions in this window:
- a CDS encoding Putative quinone oxidoreductase, which translates into the protein MKEAIVAPNTTVKVIDSPIPEPGPSEILIKVVVSGTNPKDWKVPFWSNTSSNSGDDIAGIVASLGPGVRGFHKGDRVAAMHVGLASFGSFAEYAIAPEHTVFPIPESIKFEEAATVPFAAYTAAVALTRTLEFPSPWDRPATSSRPLIIYGASTAVGAFAIKLARAAGVHPIIAVGSQNSKSVVPLLNEGNKFVDYTTYKTDEELAEAINRAASEAGVSAGQIHDVFDTVSTERTIALLGKVVETAVGREPKLALVLPSADSVSVDSRVQVLPINVGIVHGASENDQLFGLVWGQAFARGLAEGWLTPHPYELVQGGLGGLEGALKDLKEGRVRGKKMVIRILETKDIV